A single window of Plasmodium malariae genome assembly, chromosome: 8 DNA harbors:
- the PmUG01_08020000 gene encoding WD repeat-containing protein, putative, giving the protein MNEGCYILAVGSYEGNIILFKVHENENYKNNADFMNVLNSARMHKNEVGREENYNYNNMYKEVYDKTQVNEKIKCNENVYSDDRGENKKGYTVGKHMDNKSIDSIRFNDVKHLNVDDSSAYFFYGDKDNSSNASSSVNSSVSRSVRRNVKSSVKRNSSKVESEWNNSGNRINLLPYSILINNNNSTCNNSILQLCFGLSCSSLIECISKEILISLHLNNMICFWSLDEGRCFKVLKDFDFFIYNIRILPDRRFLLICGIKKVLVLDLWANKDKEIIARLTIDNYIHKGDNKKTNEENVLKKDNEYTYIGDTNDEHHSSSSSSSGVHDLSYSEEDINGYINKKNTTNNVIGTNVSGANSNRSNHNMSSYNYSNMDTHKGNPMNDERNVLKENIQVHMKPKWNNSEDIKICSVATGLVPYLKEDNQQSLIQCFKLLKRKLFSVYEKKEKMEDVSSCPNHPQHYRVDDSSNTKSNELNEEYIKTKECEVNKNLNNLFYCPILIVASLSNGDVICWDLTEFLNFYKSKCRFVVRTEKSEIELYNEIIEDITENCMYDDLLKTRLNFSHDINLKSNDKYLKCQDLFKQTNGLYTLEANFISNLSPCENILEIASNGNSSQIAIIDNYIIILQKTRLIIYERKDSNSLFVPLMDLFCPDFQESKKKKKENCHWAGIQVVRRPIWKFSSGIFKSICFNNKSFNIMQKLSKNVCGSIIAWTTEGNFYCYTLPLKFSSLFLSFQSNIKSFFLMKISKNLLGSYKSPIPIVVYRDIEGRNAQRDGNKMENQVREKMGNQMEERMGNQMEDKNNYDIDNPSNNIWNRGGGYYMSAYNKNYNNSDKFRIRITRSTEISFSGKGKNLEKYSPLKISSIDNLMSFKNKKMMSKLRNSDGVEKYSKCKDNLFFFFVNKNYMNRVIVFECLFNEWYKTSRIECVWLLPKRKNVKEEISNMRMCSGKKYKDEVKKDGHDDNVSGSSSGNARGNDRGNASGSVCVNTSMGNDAYVESLEGGREKKTPRSTKRFSSMLNNLIYNSGISESVKSEDEYKEKKKNKSIVTYVIAEYNLNIYIIISYINCHVTSTLINSYKNMSHKKLIHDFPIPKCMLEKNTFITTLHNEYYFLIGGSSRGDVLVWNLCNFQLLKYLKSCHLSYICSIHKVINENFAINSKQVLRKELIMESCWVLTCDASNNLTLLNINEQNYENNTHNFFCKNDEYKLAITTDDEEANGVTMGMTNGVTNGVTYGMTNGVPNGVTNEMKWEKKNKRKEEIYLNYMNAFLRRRSLITRESKYNLLEKFKLKRELKMTQIKKFYSCFYKHKPGHFISKKSSIELRKRLNKKQKERELKIMTSACFHCCFKRLEKKNEINFKLIKNVYINTCSSLLYIISLNNYVFVYNYDSGCFLRSLYDSDFTHLSNSSHETCYLKLGINITNLHILNRIRTSVDRMDSHIATGRKEFQYLNEARDCSLFDSEYEGLKLNGCSSAVTSHSSVTSPSSDSCKYIEHKSSRFIKKEDINNESSSIAHKLRQRGEGGVDMLLGKSHKYEETSRNKNFFYKRKAKKCSYLVRSQIPVISYVLFRDNNLSKKALPLTKFLYPYFLPKNCINMCTELFLFLIKFPSIPFSLCIPGKESTFSVIIPICTQIYYFSKMHPLKYRKYDGHVYITISNRRRERQLVREKRKKEKFFYDSLNLDYDYLYNKKFQKKYFLSDLFKKKYIYFSVKMGSLNKRLNDLMYFTKYENVKKYNMRRRKGYDRMDDAADTYANGVEEGNKGKNKNILIWEGQHRGNISSRSTSKLQISNFKGEYEQSSSQNSTQNGNSSSSNSIGINYDEERKLLEKQRKSMKYQMLHYNYYKELRIRKKDLSMRTRWFLKYSDEEEEEEERDYYNSYSDKSSVHLYIKRRKRKKKKRDMEREMGRRMDKEMEKKRGKRRRKRFKSEMITKEFFFHNNSVEIYCNSVYVKTVYCCFMLRFLNLWCSNYRIKYNDYILNNFKKYIIENLPDSNSLNLFLLSYVSMYPYDKNIRIQFQKFLYMIMENIKEKNLDKFTKTSTEILRINNKKKRIIEKSIDEISLYDTTGSYTITITIPKIGCFFLYPFIYADEICLTLLLLLLLIKPDYLRSSKTFYTNASMTTLIVHHICYYIFVDTEYFLEKNNKFNKFKLFHFIHLLALSFSITWDFQVLIQRGIFTSNMKNSSHVSFNLSLKREDFTFNEKLINENYYKALKDYYVVGNYHTDVSLNNSFREINLKNYMDDYIKYVDNKINEMQSEKDEFYVNTYENNFSEGNNENSSVVNKLNDMNELRDTTKAAEDGSMGADNIITINIGAEGGGDVGICVGDSVSRNISSNIGSNIGSNIGSNIGSNIGSNVGSSIGNNVRVSSKNDVVGEQKNKGSYSDFSHIAYDEGKVMQKKGSEINEHNYINICHFILNIFELYTMSLNNISFLKILINIGRIEPFLFLKTLHYITGNVQKRVSCINKILFLLIILIKNYKCIFIWYMNIIIDILLNSLDPSNNVRILCLKLSTSLIYTLVKNYPICSFNKFTQRLAVVNNMNKCIYLYDLKNAKKLKIFQGHQKSVDCINFNTTGTCLASYSKLDLSFKIWNCANAGLFSGFLKVQSKCARDIHLSKIKLSYMYLSDNYIDIIFKKKNEWMLRREDNAVYLIFI; this is encoded by the exons ATGAACGAGGGCTGTTACATTTTAGCTGTTGGAAGTTATGaaggaaatataatattatttaaagttcatgaaaatgaaaattataaaaataatgcagATTTTATGAACGTGTTAAATAGTGCTAGGATGCATAAGAATGAAGTGGGAAGAGAAGAGAACTACAATTATAACAACATGTATAAGGAGGTATATGATAAAACTCAGGttaacgaaaaaataaagtgtaATGAAAATGTTTATTCAGATGATAGaggagaaaataaaaaaggttaTACAGTAGGAAAACATATGGATAACAAGAGTATTGATAGTATTCGTTTCAATGATGTAAAGCACTTAAATGTTGACGACAGTAGtgcgtattttttttatggtgATAAGGATAACTCCAGCAATGCTAGCAGCAGTGTTAATAGCAGTGTTAGCCGTAGTGTTAGGCGCAATGTTAAGAGCAGTGTTAAACGCAATAGCTCGAAGGTGGAGAGTGAATGGAACAATTCGGGTAACAGAATAAACTTGCTACCGTAtagtattttaataaataacaacAACAGTACATGTAATAATAGCATTTTGCAGTTATGTTTTGGATTATCTTGTTCATCTCTTATTGAATGTATATCGAAGGAAATATTAATTTCACTTCATTTGAATAATATGATATGTTTTTGGTCATTAGATGAAGGAAGGTGTTTTAAAGTTTTAAAagattttgatttttttatttacaatataaGGATACTACCAGATAGAAGATTTCTCCTTATATGTggtattaaaaaagtattggTTTTAGACTTGTGGGCAAACaaagataaagaaataattgcTCGTTTAACTATTGACAATTATATTCACAAAGGGGATAACAAAAAAACGAATGAAGAAAATGTTCTAAAGAAAGACAATGAGTATACCTATATAGGGGACACGAATGATGAGCATCACTCTTCATCTTCTAGTAGTTCGGGTGTGCACGATTTATCATATTCAGAGGAAGATATAAATGgctatattaacaaaaagaaCACCACGAATAATGTAATAGGTACGAATGTAAGCGGTGCAAATAGCAACAGAAGTAACCACAACATGAGCAGTTACAATTACAGTAATATGGACACGCATAAGGGGAACCCGATGAATGATGAAAGGAATGTGTTGAAAGAAAATATTCAAGTGCATATGAAACCAAAATGGAATAATAGcgaagatataaaaatttgcTCCGTTGCTACTGGGCTTGTTCCTTATTTAAAGGAAGATAATCAGCAGTCATTAATTCAGTGCTTCaaacttttaaaaagaaaattatttagcgtttatgaaaaaaaagaaaaaatggaagacGTGTCAAGTTGTCCTAATCATCCTCAGCATTATCGTGTGGATGATAGCAGCAATACGAAGTCCAATGAATTGAAcgaagaatatataaaaacaaaagaatgtgaagtaaataaaaatctaaacaatttattttattgtccTATATTAATTGTTGCATCGTTAAGTAATGGTGATGTTATATGTTGGGATTTAActgaatttttaaatttttataaaagtaaatgtAGATTCGTTGTAAGGACTGAAAAATCCGAAATTGAATTGTACAACGAAATTATAGAAGATATAACTGAGAATTGTATGTATGATGATTTACTTAAAACTAGATTGAATTTTTCTcatgatataaatttaaaaagtaatgaTAAGTATTTAAAATGTCAAGATTTATTTAAGCAGACTAATGGGTTATATACACTTGAGGCAAATTTTATTTCGAATCTTTCACCGtgtgaaaatattttagaaattgCTAGTAATGGCAATTCTAGTCAAATAGCTATAATAGATaactatataattattttacaaaaaacaAGACTTATCATTTATGAAAGGAAGGATTCTAACTCCCTTTTCGTTCCCCTAATGGACCTATTTTGCCCTGATTTTCAAGagtccaaaaaaaaaaaaaaagaaaattgtcACTGGGCAGGCATACAAGTTGTAAGGCGTCCTATATGGAAATTCTCCTCAG GAATTTTTAAGAGCATCTGTTTTAACAATaaatcttttaatattatgcAAAAATTGTCAAAAAATGTGTGTGGTTCGATAATTGCTTGGACGACTGAGGGGAATTTTTACTGCTATACGTTGCCGTTAAAATTTTctagtttatttttatcttttcaatcaaatattaaatctttttttctgaTGAAAATTTCGAAGAATTTGCTAGGGTCTTACAAGAGCCCTATACCTATAGTAGTATACAGGGACATAGAAGGGAGAAATGCTCAAAGAGATGGAAACAAAATGGAAAACCAAGTGAGagaaaaaatgggaaatCAAATGGAAGAAAGAATGGGAAACCAAAtggaagataaaaataactaCGATATTGACAATCCCAGTAACAACATATGGAACAGAGGAGGGGGATACTACATGAGTgcatataacaaaaattacaataaCAGTGACAAGTTTCGAATAAGAATTACCCGTAGTACAGAAATATCATTTAGTggaaaaggtaaaaatttagaaaaatattctcCATTAAAAATCAGTTCAATTGATAATTTGATGTCATTCAAAAATAAGAAGATGATGAGTAAGTTAAGAAACAGTGATGGTGTAGAAAAGTATTCAAAATGTAAAGACAATCTgttcttcttttttgtaaataagaATTACATGAACAGAGTAATTGTTTTCGAGtgtttatttaatgaatGGTATAAGACATCCAGAATTGAATGTGTGTGGCTTTTGCCAAAGAGGAAAAATGTGAAGGAGGAAATAAGCAACATGAGGATGTGCTCTGGGAAAAAGTACAAAGACGAGGTAAAAAAGGATGGTCATGATGATAATGTTAGTGGTAGTTCTAGCGGCAATGCTAGGGGCAATGATAGGGGCAATGCTAGCGGCAGTGTTTGTGTTAACACTAGCATGGGAAATGATGCTTATGTGGAATCTCTTGAAGGgggaagggaaaaaaaaaccCCGCGGAGCACAAAACGATTTAGTAGCATGTTGAATAATTTGATTTATAATAGTGGAATAAGTGAAAGTGTTAAATCGGAAGACGAGTataaggaaaagaaaaaaaacaaaagtatAGTCACATATGTAATAGCAGAGTATAACctaaacatatatatcattataagTTACATTAATTGTCATGTGACGAGTACACTGATTAATtcgtataaaaatatgtcaCATAAAAAACTAATTCATGATTTCCCTATACCAAAATGTATGCTTGAGAAGAATACTTTTATAACAACTTTGcataatgaatattattttttaattggaGGTTCTAGTAGAGGAGATGTGTTAGTATggaatttatgtaattttcaGCTGTTGAAATATTTGAAATCCTGTCATTTAtcttatatatgtagtatTCATAAAGtgataaatgaaaattttgcCATAAATTCGAAACAAGTTTTACGTAAAGAGTTGATAATGGAGTCATGTTGGGTACTAACTTGTGATGCAAGTAATAACTTAACCTTGCTAAATATTAACGAACAGAATTATGAGAATAACAcacacaattttttttgtaaaaatgatgaatataaattagCGATAACAACAGACGATGAAGAGGCAAATGGAGTGACAATGGGAATGACAAATGGAGTAACTAATGGAGTAACATATGGAATGACAAACGGAGTGCCAAACGGAGTGacaaatgaaatgaaatgggaaaagaaaaataaaaggaaggaagaaatttatttaaattacatGAACGCATTCTTAAGAAGGAGAAGCTTAATTACAAGAGAGAGTAAATACAATTTgttagaaaaatttaaattaaagagggaattaaaaatgacacaaataaaaaaattttactcatgtttttataaacataaaccTGGCCATTTCATTTCGAAGAAATCTTCTATTGAACTTAGAAAAAgattaaacaaaaaacaaaaagaaagagaattaaaaattatgactAGTGCATGTTTCCATTGTTGTTTTAAAagattagaaaaaaaaaatgaaataaattttaagttaataaaaaatgtatatattaatacttgTTCTTctttactatatattatttctttgaaTAATTATGTCTTTGTATACAATTATGATAGCGGTTGTTTTTTAAGGTCTTTATATGATTCTGATTTTACACATTTGTCCAACTCTTCCCATGAAACGTGTTATTTAAAATTGGGAATAAACATAACCAACTTGCACATTTTGAACAGAATAAGGACGAGTGTTGATAGAATGGATAGTCACATAGCTACAGGAAGAAAGGAATTTCAATATTTGAATGAAGCACGTGACTGTTCATTGTTTGATTCAGAGTACGAAGGTTTAAAATTGAATGGATGCTCCTCGGCAGTGACTTCCCATTCCTCAGTGACATCTCCTTCGTCGGATTcgtgtaaatatatagaacATAAAAGCTCCCGcttcataaaaaaagaggataTAAACAATGAGAGTAGTAGTATAGCACATAAATTACGGCAAAGAGGAGAAGGAGGTGTTGATATGCTACTAGGAAAGAGTCATAAATATGAGGAAACatcaagaaataaaaattttttttacaaaagaaAAGCTAAAAAATGTAGTTACTTAGTGAGGAGCCAAATTCCAGTCATAAGCTATGTATTATTTAGAGACAATAATTTATCAAAGAAGGCATTACCTTTAACTAAGTTTTTgtatccatattttttacctaaaaattgtataaatatgtgtacaGAATTATTTCTGTTTTTGATAAAATTCCCATCCATCCCTTTTTCTTTATGTATACCTGGGAAGGAATCAACTTTTTCAGTTATAATTCCTATATGTACTcaaatatactatttttcaaaaatgcaTCCATTGAAATATAGGAAGTATGATGGGCATGTGTATATTACTATAAGCAATAGAAGAAGGGAAAGACAGTTAGTAcgtgaaaaaagaaaaaaagaaaaatttttttacgaCTCATTAAATTTGGACtatgattatttatataataaaaaatttcaaaaaaaatactttttgaGTGacttgtttaaaaaaaagtatatttatttttcagtAAAGATGGGAAGCTTGAACAAACGCCTTAACgatttaatgtattttacaaaatatgagaatgttaaaaaatacaacatGAGGAGGAGGAAGGGTTATGACAGGATGGATGATGCTGCAGATACATATGCTAATGGCGTAGAGGAGGGAAATAaggggaaaaataaaaatattctcatTTGGGAAGGACAACATAGGGGTAATATATCATCCCGTAGTACAAGTAAATTACAAATTTCCAATTTTAAAGGGGAATACGAACAAAGTAGTTCTCAAAATAGCACACAGAACGGAAACAGTTCATCGAGTAATTCGATAGGAATCAATTATGATGAAGAGAGGAAGTTGCTAGAAAAACAGAGAAAGAGTATGAAATATCAAATGTTACATTATAATTACTACAAAGAATtaagaataagaaaaaaggatTTGTCCATGAGGACGAGATGGTTTCTAAAATATTCGGATGAGGAGGAGGAGGAAGAGGAGAGGGATTATTATAACAGTTATTCCGACAAATCAAGTGTACACCTGTACataaaaaggagaaaaagaaagaaaaagaagagggATATGGAAAGGGAGATGGGAAGAAGGATGGATAAAGAGATGGAGAAGAAAAGAGGGAAGAGGAGAAGAAAAAGGTTTAAAAGTGAGATGATAACGAAGGAATTTTTCTTCCATAACAATTCTGTTGAAATATACTGCAACAGTGTGTATGTAAAAACTGTGTACTGCTGCTTTATGTTGAGATTTTTAAACTTGTGGTGTTCTaattatagaataaaatataatgactatattttaaataattttaaaaaatatatcatagaAAATTTGCCTGACAGTAATagtttaaatttatttttgttaagtTATGTCTCTATGTATCCTTATgacaaaaatataaggatacaatttcaaaaatttttgtatatgattatggaaaatataaaggaaaaaaatttagataaatttacaaaaactTCTACAGAAATACTAAGAAtcaataataagaaaaaaagaatcatTGAAAAAAGTATCGATGAGATATCTTTGTATGATACGACAGGGTCTTATACAATAACTATAACTATTCCAAAAATAGGGTGTTTTTTCTTATACCCTTTTATATATGCTGATGAAATATGTttaactttattattattattattattaataaaaccaGATTACTTAAGAAGCTCAAAAACTTTTTATACAAATGCATCTATGACAACATTGATTGTACatcatatatgttattacatttttgtagatacagaatattttttagaaaagaataataaatttaataaattcaaattatttcattttatacatttattagcTTTAAGTTTTTCTATAACATGGGATTTTCAGGTATTAATCCAAAGGGGAATTTTTACAAGTAATATGAAAAACAGTTCACATGTTTCTTTTAACTTAAGTTTGAAAAGAGAagattttacatttaatgaaaaactaatcaatgaaaattattataaagcATTGAAAGATTATTATGTTGTAGGAAATTACCATACTGACGTGtcattaaataattcatttagggaaataaatttaaaaaattacatggatgattatataaaatatgtggataacaaaataaatgaaatgcAATCAGAGAAGGACGAGTTTTATGTAAATAcctatgaaaataatttttcagaGGGAAACAATGAAAATAGTAGTGTAGTtaacaaattaaatgatATGAACGAGTTGCGTGATACTACTAAAGCTGCTGAGGATGGATCGATGGGAGCAGACAACATTATCACCATTAATATTGGGGCTGAAGGTGGTGGTGATGTTGGCATTTGTGTTGGAGACAGTGTAAGTAGAAACATTAGCAGTAATATTGGTAGCAATATTGGTAGTAATATCGGCAGTAATATCGGCAGCAACATCGGAAGCAACGTCGGAAGCAGTATCGGCAATAATGTTAGGGTTAGCAGCAAAAACGATGTTGTGGGCGAGCAGAAAAACAAAGGGAGCTACAGCGACTTTAGTCATATAGCCTATGATGAAGGGAAAGTGATGCAAAAGAAAGGCTCTGAAATTAATGAACATAActacataaacatatgtcatttcattttaaatatattcgaGCTGTATACGAtgtcattaaataatataagttttcttaaaatattaataaacataGGACGAATTGAaccctttttatttttaaaaactctACATTATATAACAGGGAATGTACAGAAACGTGTatcatgtataaataaaatactattccttttaattatattaataaaaaattataaatgtatatttatatggtatatgaatattattattgatatACTGTTGAACTCGTTAGACCCATCAAACAATGTAAgaattttatgtttaaaattatccactagtttaatttatacattagttaaaaattatcctatttgttcttttaataaatttacacAAAGATTAGCTGtagtaaataatatgaacaaatgcatatatttatatgatttaaaaaatgcaaagaagttgaaaatttttcaagGACATCAAAAAAGTGTTGATTGTATAAACTTTAACACTACTGGCACGTGTCTTGCTTCATATTCAAAACTTGActtatcttttaaaatatggaaTTGTGCAAATGCAGGATTGTTTAGCGGTTTTTTGAAAGTACAGTCAAAATGTGCACGCGATATACACCtatcaaaaattaaattgagTTATATGTACTTGTCGGATAACTATATTGATATTATCTTCAAGAAGAAGAACGAATGGATGTTACGCAGGGAGGACAACGCCGTTTACTTGATTTTCATTTGA
- the PmUG01_08019800 gene encoding conserved Plasmodium protein, unknown function → MIPSNDSALINIKKMRNDFVRSIVKDEEYKKKDDKKKEIVKSCKSYKDFCNIVSCVSMKPVRKYEEKVTYEDYVNFNFSSHNSKIESTKKKNRKNYNFFVSRQFKLNNQMDEFSPLNYERYKTRREIEQFLYILNDHKDNYDKFIKDHYNCDDMKDIISFIKNKWELLFDSDPALAGDDRAENHETREENNQLNDENCQANSEEQNFKILNLVNFLFWLCKRWCCQNFSAYFTQDELADINANVHTITQRLENVNCVNNYKDNKIIEMINYIKKNNF, encoded by the exons ATGATTCCAAGTAATGATAGTGCACTCATCAACATAAAGAAGATGAGGAACGACTTTGTAAGAAGCATTGTGAAAGATgaagaatacaaaaaaaaagatgacaaaaaaaaagaaatagtaaAATCTTGCAAAAGTTATAAAGATTTCTGCAATATTGTAAGTTGTGTAAGTATGAAACCGGTtagaaaatatgaagaaaaggTTACATACGAAGATTATGTAAACTTTAACTTTTCTTCACATAATTCTAAAATAGAAAgcaccaaaaaaaaaaatagaaaaaactataattttttcgtaAGTAGACAGTTCAAACTTAATAACCAAATGGACGAATTTTCTCCTTTGAATTATGAAAGATACAAAACCCGCAGGGAAATAGAGCAGTTTCT ATATATCCTGAACGACCATAAAgataattatgataaattCATAAAGGACCATTATAATTGTGATGATATGAAGGATATCATAagtttcattaaaaataaatgggAACTACTGTTCGATAGTGATCCAGCACTGGCAGGAGATGATCGAGCAGAAAACCATGAAACAAGAGAGGAAAACAACCAACTAAACGATGAAAATTGTCAAGCAAACAGTGAAGAGcaaaatttcaaaatattaaatttggTCAACTTTCTCTTTTGGCTTTGTAAGCGCTGGTGCTGCCAAAATTTCTCAGCGTACTTTACACAAGACGAATTAGCTGATATCAACGCAAATGTTCATACTATAACTCAAAGAttagaaaatgtaaattGTGTCAACAACTATAaggataataaaataattgagATGATcaattatatcaaaaaaaacaatttctaa
- the PmUG01_08019900 gene encoding 60S ribosomal protein L13, putative, with translation MVYVIDCKGHMLGRLASIIAKELLNGQRIVAVRCEDINISGSLYRNRLKYQEFLRLRTNTNPKKGPFHLREPSKILWRCVRGMLPHKTYKGKIALKKLKVFLGMPYPYDKKKKYVLPSALRAFRLKKNRRYCRLGTLSSRVGWNYDELVKKNEKLRKKVTKNYYKKEVKKLNEKKELKTEALNLINPEQRKVLENFGYA, from the exons ATG GTTTACGTAATTGACTGTAAGGGACATATGTTAGGTAGACTCGCGTCCATAATAGCAAAGGAATTATTGAATGGTCAGCGAATAGTTGCGGTTAGGTGTGAAGATATTAACATATCAGGTAGTTTATACAGGAATAGACTTAAGTATCAGGAATTTTTAAGACTAAGAACGAACACAAACCCGAAAAAGGGACCATTCCATTTGAGAGAACCATCAAAGATTTTGTGGAGATGTGTTAGAGGTATGTTACCACACAAAACgtataaaggaaaaattgcTTTGAAGAAATTAAAGGTATTCCTTGGTATGCCATATccatatgataaaaaaaagaaatatgtttTACCCAGTGCCTTACGAGCATTCAGATTGAAAAAGAATAGAAGATATTGTAGACTTGGCACTCTGAGTTCAAGAGTTGGTTGGAATTATGATGAacttgttaaaaaaaatgaaaagctAAGGAAAAAAGTtacgaaaaattattataaaaaggaagTTAAAAAgttgaatgaaaaaaaagaattaaaaactGAGgcattaaatttaattaatccAGAACAACGAAAAGTTTTAGAAAATTTTGGCTATGCGTAA